The following are encoded together in the Streptomyces tsukubensis genome:
- a CDS encoding ROK family glucokinase yields the protein MGLTIGVDIGGTKIAAGVVDEDGKILNTFTVPTPPTADAIVDAISSAVAGASSGHEIEAVGIGAAGYVDDKRATVLFAPNIDWRHEPLKDKVEQRVGLPVVVENDANAAAWGEYRFGAGQGHEDVICITLGTGLGGGVIIGNKLRRGRFGVAAEFGHIRVVPDGLLCGCGSQGCWEQYASGRALVRYAKQRANATPENAEILLGLGDGTPETIEGKHISEAARQGDPVAIDSFRELARWAGAGLADLASLFDPSAFIVGGGVSDEGDLVLDPIRRSFRRWLIGGAWRPHAQVLAAQLGGKAGLVGAADLARQG from the coding sequence ATGGGACTCACCATCGGCGTCGATATCGGCGGCACGAAGATCGCGGCTGGAGTGGTCGACGAGGACGGCAAAATCCTCAACACCTTCACTGTGCCGACGCCGCCGACCGCCGACGCCATCGTCGACGCGATCTCGTCGGCCGTCGCGGGCGCGAGCAGCGGTCACGAGATCGAGGCCGTCGGCATCGGCGCGGCGGGCTACGTGGACGACAAGCGGGCGACCGTCCTCTTCGCCCCCAACATCGACTGGCGTCACGAGCCGTTGAAGGACAAGGTCGAGCAGCGCGTCGGCCTGCCGGTCGTCGTCGAGAACGACGCCAACGCCGCCGCCTGGGGCGAATACCGCTTCGGAGCGGGCCAGGGCCACGAGGACGTCATCTGCATCACCCTCGGTACGGGGCTCGGCGGCGGAGTCATCATCGGCAACAAGCTGCGCCGAGGCCGGTTCGGTGTCGCGGCGGAGTTCGGCCACATCAGGGTCGTCCCCGACGGGCTGCTCTGCGGCTGCGGCAGCCAGGGCTGCTGGGAGCAGTACGCCTCGGGGCGCGCCCTCGTGCGGTACGCCAAGCAGCGGGCCAACGCCACCCCCGAGAACGCGGAGATCCTCCTCGGCCTCGGTGACGGCACCCCCGAGACCATCGAGGGCAAGCACATCAGCGAGGCCGCCCGCCAGGGCGACCCGGTGGCCATCGACTCCTTCAGGGAACTCGCCCGCTGGGCCGGCGCCGGCCTCGCCGACCTGGCCTCGCTCTTCGACCCCTCCGCTTTCATCGTCGGCGGTGGCGTCTCCGACGAGGGCGACCTCGTACTCGACCCCATCCGCCGCTCGTTCAGGCGCTGGCTGATCGGCGGCGCGTGGCGTCCGCACGCCCAGGTCCTCGCGGCCCAACTCGGCGGCAAGGCAGGGCTGGTCGGCGCGGCGGACCTGGCCCGCCAGGGCTGA
- a CDS encoding alpha/beta hydrolase, translated as MPVLPGAEPYRHEGGEVGVLLCHGFTGTPQSLLPWARFLAERGLTVSLPLLPGHGTRWEDMQITGWPDWYAEVDREFRALRERCAQVFVMGLSMGGALALRLAEVHGDEVAGVVVVNPGMKVHGLAARALPVVKHFVPSTKGLVSDIAKEGSEESGYHRVPLRAAHSLSRLFRLVDGRLPQVTQPLLLLRSRRDHVVPPVDSARVLSRVSSTDVTEVVLEQSYHVATLDHDASRIFEESHAFIGRLTPSVGKEGTASGG; from the coding sequence GTGCCGGTCCTCCCAGGAGCCGAGCCGTACCGCCATGAGGGCGGAGAGGTCGGCGTTCTTCTCTGTCACGGTTTCACCGGGACCCCGCAGTCGCTGCTCCCCTGGGCGCGGTTCCTCGCGGAGCGGGGCCTCACTGTCTCGTTGCCCCTCCTCCCCGGTCACGGTACCCGCTGGGAGGACATGCAGATCACGGGCTGGCCCGACTGGTACGCGGAGGTGGACCGTGAGTTCCGGGCGCTGCGCGAGCGGTGCGCCCAGGTCTTCGTCATGGGGCTCTCCATGGGTGGCGCGCTGGCCCTGCGGCTGGCCGAGGTCCACGGCGACGAGGTGGCGGGGGTGGTCGTCGTCAACCCCGGGATGAAGGTGCACGGTCTGGCGGCGCGCGCCCTGCCCGTGGTCAAGCACTTCGTCCCCTCGACCAAGGGGCTGGTCAGCGACATCGCCAAGGAGGGCTCGGAGGAGTCCGGCTACCACCGGGTGCCGCTGCGGGCCGCGCACTCGCTGAGCCGTCTCTTCCGGCTGGTGGACGGGCGGCTGCCGCAGGTGACCCAGCCGTTGCTGCTGCTCCGCAGCCGCCGTGACCACGTGGTGCCCCCGGTCGACTCCGCCCGGGTGCTGAGCAGGGTGTCGTCCACGGATGTCACCGAGGTCGTACTGGAACAGAGCTACCACGTGGCGACGTTGGACCATGACGCGAGCCGGATTTTCGAGGAGAGCCACGCGTTCATCGGCCGGCTCACCCCGAGTGTCGGCAAGGAAGGGACGGCCAGCGGTGGCTGA
- a CDS encoding lysophospholipid acyltransferase family protein gives MKLSLGGSLKLAFRPWVEGMENIPFEGPAILASNHLSFSDSFFLPAVLDRKVTFIAKDEYFTTPGIKGRLTAAFFKGVGQLPVDRSGSRGAGEAAIKSGVEVLERGELFGIYPEGTRSPDGRLYRGKPGGLARVALASGAPVIPVAMIDTEKIQPPGQVVPKLMRPGIRIGKPLEFARYQGMEHDRFVLRAVTDEVMYEIMRLSGQEYVDIYATAAKRQLADAAKKRAEAAKRAGASGAAPASPGSGAAPAPPDAGSGADPSGAERAKKGGGEAAA, from the coding sequence ATGAAGCTCTCCCTGGGAGGCTCGCTGAAGCTGGCCTTCAGGCCATGGGTGGAGGGCATGGAGAACATCCCCTTCGAGGGTCCCGCGATCCTCGCCAGCAACCACCTCTCCTTCTCCGACTCGTTCTTCCTCCCCGCTGTGCTCGACCGCAAGGTGACCTTCATCGCGAAGGACGAGTACTTCACCACCCCGGGAATCAAGGGCAGGTTGACCGCCGCCTTCTTCAAGGGCGTCGGCCAGCTCCCTGTCGACCGTTCGGGGTCGCGGGGCGCGGGAGAGGCGGCGATCAAGAGCGGCGTCGAGGTTTTGGAGCGCGGCGAACTGTTCGGGATCTACCCCGAGGGCACCCGCTCGCCCGACGGCCGTCTCTACCGGGGCAAGCCGGGCGGCCTCGCGCGGGTCGCGCTGGCCAGCGGCGCGCCCGTCATCCCGGTCGCGATGATCGACACCGAGAAGATCCAGCCGCCGGGACAGGTCGTGCCGAAGCTGATGCGGCCCGGCATCCGGATCGGGAAGCCCCTCGAATTCGCCCGCTACCAAGGCATGGAGCACGACCGCTTCGTACTGCGCGCCGTCACCGACGAGGTCATGTACGAGATCATGCGGCTCTCCGGGCAGGAGTACGTCGACATCTACGCGACGGCAGCCAAGCGGCAGCTCGCCGACGCGGCCAAGAAGCGGGCGGAGGCGGCCAAGCGCGCGGGAGCCTCCGGCGCCGCCCCCGCTTCCCCCGGCTCCGGCGCCGCCCCCGCTCCCCCCGACGCGGGCTCCGGCGCCGATCCCTCCGGCGCGGAGCGCGCGAAGAAGGGCGGCGGCGAGGCCGCGGCTTGA
- a CDS encoding endonuclease/exonuclease/phosphatase family protein, with translation MPTRTLPDSRTEDDGSAVVRVLSYNIRSMRDDTAALGRVISACAPDLLLVQEAPRFFRWRKYLSRLAMASGMVILTGGGTAAGPALLCSLRATVERTEDILLPLTPGLHRRGLATAVVRFGEARLGVVSCHLSLQKDERYAQGGVVLDRVEALRAEGVAHAVVGGDLNEPPSGRTFRRFADGLQDCWATKPWGGEHTMTPRDPRGRIDALFATDGIEVLGCGVPGPPEVGAADLRVASDHLPVLAALRVPKG, from the coding sequence ATGCCGACGCGTACGCTGCCCGACTCCCGTACCGAGGATGACGGTTCCGCCGTCGTCCGGGTGCTCAGTTACAACATCCGTTCCATGCGGGACGACACCGCCGCCCTTGGCAGGGTCATCAGCGCCTGCGCGCCCGACCTGCTGCTCGTCCAGGAGGCGCCCCGGTTCTTCCGGTGGCGCAAATACCTCTCACGTCTCGCCATGGCCTCCGGCATGGTGATCCTCACCGGTGGCGGAACCGCCGCGGGGCCCGCGCTGCTGTGCTCGCTGCGGGCCACCGTCGAGCGCACCGAGGACATCCTCCTGCCGCTCACCCCCGGCCTGCACCGGCGCGGTCTCGCCACCGCCGTCGTCCGCTTCGGGGAGGCGCGGCTCGGAGTGGTGAGCTGCCATCTCAGCCTCCAGAAGGACGAGCGGTACGCGCAGGGCGGGGTGGTGCTCGACCGGGTCGAGGCGCTGCGCGCCGAAGGGGTCGCGCACGCCGTCGTCGGCGGTGACCTCAACGAACCCCCTTCGGGGCGCACCTTCCGGCGTTTCGCCGACGGGCTCCAGGACTGTTGGGCCACCAAGCCGTGGGGCGGGGAACACACCATGACGCCCCGCGATCCGCGCGGGCGCATCGACGCGCTCTTCGCCACGGACGGCATCGAGGTACTCGGCTGTGGTGTGCCGGGGCCGCCCGAGGTCGGCGCGGCCGATCTCCGCGTGGCAAGCGACCACTTGCCGGTGCTCGCGGCGCTACGGGTACCGAAGGGCTGA